Proteins found in one Hypericibacter terrae genomic segment:
- a CDS encoding DMT family transporter, whose protein sequence is MTSTDSTRRAIEDRPVIGALTMVGALAILPGMDAIAKLLSGHLPVLEIVWARYVVYALLLLPAALRRHGLALFRPRRPLWQLLRGGLMALSAMMFFSAVARIPLADAMSVFFVYPLLILVISALFMGEAIGWQRWLLVLLGFVGAILVIRPSIHGVSPGVLFALASGTAYGSALVATRKLASHDPALVTATISAVLGAVVFSLLVPFVWKTPDLEDWPLLALIGVIATAGHFLIIAAHRMATASQLAPYGYTEIVAAILFGFIVFGDLPDPIVWLGIAVIVASGIAVTWSNSRAKAS, encoded by the coding sequence TTGACGAGCACCGACAGCACCCGGCGGGCCATCGAGGACCGGCCTGTGATCGGCGCCCTGACCATGGTGGGTGCGCTGGCGATCCTGCCGGGCATGGATGCGATCGCGAAGCTTCTGTCCGGCCATCTGCCGGTGCTCGAAATCGTCTGGGCGCGCTACGTGGTCTATGCGTTGCTGCTCCTGCCGGCGGCCCTCCGTCGGCATGGGCTCGCTCTCTTCCGGCCCCGGCGCCCGCTGTGGCAGCTTCTGCGCGGCGGACTGATGGCGCTCTCGGCCATGATGTTCTTCTCGGCCGTCGCCCGGATTCCGCTGGCGGATGCGATGTCGGTCTTCTTCGTCTATCCGCTGCTCATCCTCGTCATCTCTGCCCTGTTCATGGGCGAAGCGATCGGCTGGCAGCGATGGCTGCTGGTCCTGCTCGGTTTCGTCGGCGCGATCCTGGTGATCCGGCCCTCGATCCATGGCGTGTCGCCGGGCGTGCTCTTCGCGCTCGCCTCCGGCACGGCGTACGGCTCGGCCCTTGTCGCGACGCGCAAGCTCGCCTCGCACGACCCTGCGCTGGTGACGGCGACGATCTCGGCCGTCTTGGGCGCCGTCGTCTTCTCCCTCCTCGTCCCCTTCGTCTGGAAAACGCCCGACCTCGAGGATTGGCCCCTGCTGGCGCTGATCGGCGTGATCGCGACTGCGGGGCATTTCCTGATCATCGCCGCACACCGCATGGCGACCGCCTCTCAACTGGCGCCCTATGGCTATACGGAGATCGTTGCCGCCATCCTGTTCGGCTTCATCGTCTTCGGCGATCTGCCGGACCCGATCGTCTGGCTTGGGATCGCCGTCATCGTCGCCAGCGGCATCGCGGTGACCTGGTCGAACAGCCGGGCGAAGGCCTCCTGA